A genomic region of Seriola aureovittata isolate HTS-2021-v1 ecotype China chromosome 21, ASM2101889v1, whole genome shotgun sequence contains the following coding sequences:
- the anxa11b gene encoding annexin A11b, with protein sequence MSYPGYPPQSGGYPPQAGGYPPQPGAYPPQAGGYPPAAGGYPPAAGGYPPAAGGYPPQAGGYPPQAGGYPPAAGGYPPAAGGYPPQAGGYPAPAGGFPPQAGGGYPQQPGAGGYPSMPPSGGGWGAAPGGYGAPGGAQQGYPGGPAPGQPMPNYPGAPAANPSMPGYGSGVPSNHQAPAISKGFRGSIKDFPGADPLRDVEVLRKAMKGFGTDESAIIELLGSRSSRQRVPMVAAYKTTYGKDLFHDLKSELTGNFEKLVLAMLMTPAHYDAAELREAIKGAGTDEACLIEILSSRSNAEIREITTIYKAQYGKSLEDAISNDTSGHFRRLLVSLCQGNRDERETVDISLAKQDAQKLYAAGENKVGTDESQFNAILCARSKPHLRAVFQEYQQMCGRDIEKSICREMSGHVEDGMVAVVKCIKNTPVYFAERLHKSMKGAGTMDRTLIRIMVSRSETDMLDIRQEYLKKYGKSLYTHISGDTSGDYKKLLLKLCGGSD encoded by the exons ATGAGCTACCCAGGATACCCTCCTCAGTCTGGTGGATACCCACCACAGGCAGGGGGCTACCCACCTCAACCAGGAGCATATCCACCCCAAGCAGGCGGCTACCCACCAGCAGCAGGCGGCTACCCCCCGGCAGCAGGAGGCTACCCTCCGGCAGCAGGAGGCTACCCCCCACAGGCAGGTGGATACCCACCCCAAGCTGGCGGTTACCCTCCAGCAGCGGGCGGTTACCCTCCAGCAGCGGGGGGCTACCCTCCCCAGGCAGGTGGCTACCCTGCCCCAGCTGGAGGCTTCCCTCCACAGGCAGGAGGAGGATACCCACAACAGCCTGGAGCAGGAGGTTATCCTTCCATGCCTCCGTCAG gtgGAGGCTGGGGTGCAGCACCAGGCGGATATGGCGCG CCAGGAGGAGCTCAGCAGGGATACCCAGGAGGCCCTGCCCCAGGCCAACCCATGCCAAATTACCCTGGTGCCCCTGCAGCTAACCCCTCAATGCCTGGATATGGAAGTGGAGTTCCCTCCAACCATCAGGCACCTGCCATTTCT AAAGGGTTCAGGGGCTCTATTAAAGACTTTCCAGGGGCCGATCCACTGAGAGATGTTGAAGTTCTTCGAAAGGCTATGAAGGGTTTCG GCACTGATGAAAGCGCCATTATTGAACTTCTGGGAAGTCGTTCCAGCAGGCAGAGGGTTCCAATGGTGGCCGCCTACAAAACCACTTACGGAAAG GATTTATTCCATGATCTGAAGTCTGAGCTCACTGGAAACTTTGAGAAACTGGTTCTTGCCATGCTAATGACCCCTGCGCACTATGACGCAGCTGAACTCAGAGAGGCTATAAAG GGTGCAGGAACTGATGAAGCTTGTCTGATTGAGATTCTTTCATCACGCTCCAACGCAGAGATTCGTGAAATCACCACAATCTACAAAGCTC AGTATGGGAAGAGCCTGGAGGACGCCATCAGCAACGACACCTCCGGCCACTTCCGCCGACTCCtggtctctctctgtcag GGAAATCGTGATGAAAGGGAGACTGTTGACATCTCTCTGGCCAAACAGGACGCTCAG AAACTGTATGCTGCTGGAGAAAATAAAGTTGGAACTGATGAGTCTCAGTTTAATGCCATCCTGTGTGCTCGCAGCAAGCCTCACCTTCGGGCAG TCTTCCAGGAGTACCAGCAGATGTGTGGGAGAGACATTGAGAAGAGCATCTGCAGGGAAATGTCTGGCCATGTGGAGGATGGCATGGTGGCTGTGG TGAAATGCATCAAGAACACCCCTGTCTACTTTGCAGAGAGGCTCCACAAGTCCATGAAG GGCGCTGGGACCATGGACAGAACCCTGATCCGTATCATGGTGTCCCGCTCTGAGACTGATATGTTGGACATCAGACAGGAGTATTTGAAGAAGTACGGAAAATCTCTGTACACTCACATCTCG GGCGACACCTCTGGGGATTacaagaagctgctgctgaagctgtgCGGGGGTAGCGACTGA